The sequence ttttcgATGTGAGTTTTGACTTTtgatacactaactttgcattttcagtgttttttggtccaactgcatacgtgtcagcttctgattggtccacgtcatcattttggaccaatcagaaattgacacgtatgcagttggaccaaaaacactgaaaatgaaaagttagtgtaccaaaacccacatcgaaaaatCTAATGGAccaaaattaccaaaatatgaacaagttaatggacgaaaaaacttattttcccttaagctaaatgcatgcttaattaaatTTCTGATCAGTGGGTGATCTGAGACGGCTCATTACATACTAAGTAAACACCGGGCTGCCGCAGAAACTTGCAAATTAACTACGATAATCAATTGAACAACACCCAACAAGTGATGTGCGACAAACTTGCCCGATATTGAAAAAATCGAACACTTTGAACCGGTTAGGAACTAAAAAACTGTACTCTTTTATTTAACTGACGATGCAATAGGAGTTTTATTTCAAACAAGATGTATATGTCATCCAATACAAATTAACCTCAAGGCTCAAGTACTACGTACATATATATTAGAGGCTGCTGTAGCACCTCAATCTATATGTAAGTTAATTatttcatatgtttatttattagAGTTAGCTCGTTTCTCATAAATCTAGCAACTAATATTGGGACCAGGATCAACTCCAAGTTGACTGCAATAGTTTCTGTAATATTGGACACGAGAATTGACTGCAGGCGTGTTCCCTCCATTGCATTCCAATCCGTTAATGGCTCGAATCGTGGCCCCGAATCCCTGTCCGGATGTTATAGCATTGTGGCAATTGTTCATCCAGAACCAGAGGGCTGTCTTGAAAGATATGACGTTGTCTCTGGCCACGATATCGGGGTTGTTTAGGCCATCGAACCCGATGCTTTGCCCCGCTGCCCCGTAGTTGTAGTTCCATGAAAGTTGAAGGGGACCTCGGCCGTAGTAAGCCTTGCCGGGCACACACGGATATTGTCTATTAGTGGAGTCACAGTAGTTCCTTGATGCCCCGTTAATTTCATTTATATAGCACAGACCTGCATTACAatgtatagatatatattacaACATTAATTATTTTAGCTACAAGAATCCAAATTAATTGATGGAGTATTGTGATTACGGCCAGTAAGGATGGATCTAGCTTAGACGAGTGTAGGATGTACGTAGCCCacctaattattttttatatatattcttCACCTGTTAAAAACCACCATTTTTGCGATCTCGCACAACTTTATTAAACATTACATTAAGTTCAAGTTCACTCTACGCGTTCTAATTCATGTGCGTCTCTCGTTACCAGCCTAGGCCTAGCTAAAATTAATAAAGCAATTTTTGCAAACCATAAATGAATTAAACTTACTTCCGGTTTCATGTGCGACGTTTGCGAAGAAGGCAGCAACCTCACGCCTAGCAATATCACTAGACCCGCTGGCAAACCCGGAATATGAGCCGGCTGCATTGAGAAAAGCCGATCGGGTGTAGAATCCTTTCCCCTCGCAGCCTCCACCGGCACTATTAGCGATCCCATTAAAAAATGCATCAGTGACTATACCTGAAACTCCACTTGCGCCGTAGCATGGGCCGGATTGGCATCCGGTGCCACAATAGGCGGCGGTGCTGCCGCAATAGCCGTATTGGCTGCAACAAAGGTTAGATGCGCAGCCACAGTTTTGGCCGGAAGCCAACTTCCCGACGATGAGAATTATAGCTAAACAGGTATAAAATGTGAGACAACATATTCTTGAGCTGAAAATGATCATTTTTAAGGAAATGGATTGATTGAAGAAAATGTGTAGTTTGTGTTAGGAGGAGGGAGGGAATATGGGGTATTTATAGTGGAAAttgaagatatatatatattagttatGGAAAATATTGTAAAGTGGAATCATGAC comes from Henckelia pumila isolate YLH828 chromosome 4, ASM3356847v2, whole genome shotgun sequence and encodes:
- the LOC140863882 gene encoding chitinase 5-like, which gives rise to MIIFSSRICCLTFYTCLAIILIVGKLASGQNCGCASNLCCSQYGYCGSTAAYCGTGCQSGPCYGASGVSGIVTDAFFNGIANSAGGGCEGKGFYTRSAFLNAAGSYSGFASGSSDIARREVAAFFANVAHETGSLCYINEINGASRNYCDSTNRQYPCVPGKAYYGRGPLQLSWNYNYGAAGQSIGFDGLNNPDIVARDNVISFKTALWFWMNNCHNAITSGQGFGATIRAINGLECNGGNTPAVNSRVQYYRNYCSQLGVDPGPNISC